From Astyanax mexicanus isolate ESR-SI-001 chromosome 13, AstMex3_surface, whole genome shotgun sequence, the proteins below share one genomic window:
- the phf8 gene encoding histone lysine demethylase PHF8 produces MASVPVYCLCRLPYDVTRFMIECDVCQDWFHGSCVGVEEDKAADIDLYHCPNCQVTHGPSVMRKRRGSSKQADTAASTRESGRPVKTGSAQFVRELRSRTFPSADEVLLKPTGAQLTVDFLEERSFSVPVLVLRRDGLGMSLPPSSFSVSDVEHYIGAEKEIDVIDVVRQADLKMKLGDFATYYNSPNRDRVLNVISLEFSDTRLSNLVETPKIVRKLSWVENLWPEESVFERPNVQKYCLMGVKDSYTDFHIDFGGTSVWYHVLRGEKIFYLIRPTPANLSLFERWSSSSNQNELFFGDQVDMCYKCSVKQGNTLFIPTGWIHAVLTPVDCLAFGGNFLHSLNIDMQLRAYEIEKRLSTADLFKFPNFETVCWYVGKHILDTFRGLRENRRHPASYLVNGAKALNNAFRSWTRKESLAEHEDEIPETIKTQQLVKDLAKEIRLVEDIFQQNIGRSGAPFGGSQGLPSPHPKAPLTTPLNSGRPPGKKRGPKPKEAAGGGGVGPPGPKKKGQKVKEMKTEAGELDMLEIHTKHTLKKFQPGNKTKNKNKIDLPGACLDGFEGKINKSKLKLVLTNGKIQGKKAGRSSNANGAGRTAQFQPLTSSSALSDFDSDDELQIDESPPPRRRPAVPSKKKLAGLPRKLPRAKPCTDPHRVREPGEVDFDIEEDYTTDEEMLTVQGVKGGAGGILDLLKASKQVAGLDPALSEEAPASPSTRDAIQGMLSMANPPSSSSSSSSSSSSSSSSSSSSPLSMSGGGMGMRVINEKGRRAAWVSGAQKKGEKKAPIQRPGKRPIKRPAKHLSEEESPDEQETLGTCFKDSEYVYPSLESDEEDHSMKAKMKRKRNWDDTPWSPKARVTPTLPKQERPVREGVRVASVETGLAAAAAKLAQQEQQKTTTKRKYTKKKVPQEKAQAAAASQLQLPADSSPLSPSLPPEPSVDCIAEERRVEAYSASLLDHEYTAGPFGPGGPRGSAAMAPGVFLTSRRPSLSPQNSSNYSPSTPSPAGLASPGSAGAGQGKRPKKGLATAKQRLGKILKIHRNGKLLL; encoded by the exons ATGGCGTCTGTTCCAGTGTACTGCTTGTGCCGTCTCCCTTACGATGTCACAAGGTTCATGATTGAGTGTGATGTTTGTCAGGACTGGTTTCATGGAAG TTGTGTTGGAGTGGAAGAAGACAAGGCAGCAGATATTGACCTGTATCACTGCCCGAACTGTCAGGTCACACATGGACCCTCTGTCA TGCGTAAACGACGCGGGAGCTCTAAGCAGGCTGATACTGCAGCCAGTACACGAGAGTCAGGGCGGCCTGTAAAGACTGGGAGCGCCCAGTTTGTTCGAGAGTTACGCAGTCGGACCTTTCCAAG TGCTGATGAAGTCCTGCTGAAGCCAACAGGAGCCCAGCTCACAGTTGACTTTCTAGAGGAGCGCTCCTTCAGTGTCCCGGTTTTGGTTTTGAGGCGGGATGGCCTGGGCATGAGCCTGCCCCCTTCATCCTTCTCTGTGTCAGATGTTGAGCACTATATCG GAGCTGAAAAGGAAATTGATGTGATTGATGTGGTCCGTCAGGCAGACCTAAAAATGAAACTTGGGGATTTCGCTACATACTATAACAGCCCCAATCGAGACAGAGTGCTCAATGTGATAAGCCTGGAGTTTTCAGATACAAG GTTGTCTAACCTGGTAGAGACACCAAAGATTGTGAGGAAATTGTCTTGGGTGGAAAACCTCTGGCCCGAGGAGTCTGTGTTTGAACGGCCAAACGTACAGAAGTACTGCCTAATGGGGGTGAAGGACAGCTACACAGACTTCCACATTGATTTTGGGGGAACCTCTGTGTGGTACCATGTGTTGCGG GGCGAAAAGATCTTCTACCTTATTCGTCCAACACCTGCGAACCTGTCTCTGTTTGAGCGCTGGAGCTCCTCCTCCAATCAGAATGAGCTTTTCTTTGGGGACCAAGTGGACATGTGCTATAAGTGTTCAGTCAAGCAAGGAAACACTCTGTTTATCCCTACAG GTTGGATCCATGCAGTTCTCACTCCTGTTGACTGCCTGGCTTTTGGTGGAAATTTTCTTCACAGCCTCAATATTGACATGCAGCTTAG GGCTTATGAAATAGAGAAGAGACTCAGCACAGCAGATCTGTTTAAGTTTCCTAACTTTGAGACAGTATGCTGGTATGTTGGCAAGCACATTCTTGACACATTCAGAG GTCTGAGGGAAAATCGTCGGCATCCTGCTTCTTACCTGGTTAATGGAGCCAAGGCTCTTAACAATGCCTTCCGAAGTTGGACACGCAAAGAG TCCTTGGCTGAACATGAGGATGAGATCCCAGAGACAATAAAGACACAGCAGCTGGTGAAGGATCTGGCTAAAGAGATACGGCTTGTGGAG GATATCTTCCAGCAGAATATCGGCAGAAGTGGGGCTCCTTTCGGTGGCTCACAAGGCCTCCCTTCTCCTCACCCCAAAGCCCCATTAACTACTCCTCTCAACTCCGGCAGACCCCCAGGTAAAAAGAGGGGCCCGAAACCAAAGGAGGCGGCTGGAGGAGGGGGTGTAGGCCCTCCTGGGCCCAAGAAAAAGGGACAGAAAGTTAAGGAGATGAAGACCGAAGCTGGGGAGCTGGATATGCTTGAGATTCATACTAAACACACCCTCAAGAAGTTCCAGCCAGGAAATAAAACCAAGAACAAGAACAAA ATTGACCTGCCTGGTGCCTGTCTAGATGGCTTTgaagggaaaataaataaaagcaagcTCAAGCTGGTCCTGACCAATGGCAAAATACAAGG GAAGAAGGCGGGGCGCTCCAGCAATGCTAATGGAGCTGGACGCACTGCTCAGTTTCAGCCTCTAACAAGCAGCTCAGCTCTTTCAGACTTCGATTCAGATGATGAGCTTCAGATTGATGAAAGCCCTCCTCCACGGCGGAGGCCAGCTGTACCCAGCAAAAAGAAGCTGGCTG GCCTTCCTAGGAAACTGCCTCGGGCAAAACCATGCACTGACCCACACAGAGTCAGAGAGCCAGGGGAGGTGGACTTTGATATTGAG GAGGACTACACCACAGATGAAGAGATGCTCACTGTTCAAGGGGTGAAGGGGGGAGCAGGAGGAATTCTGGACTTACTCAAAGCCAGCAAACAGGTGGCTGGCCTGGACCCGGCACTCAG CGAGGAAGCTCCAGCCTCTCCCAGCACCCGTGATGCCATCCAAGGCATGCTGTCCATGGCTAATCCCCCTTCTtcgtcatcctcctcctcttcctcctcctcgtcATCTtcgtcttcttcctcttcctctcctctctctatGTCTGGAGGAGGAATGGGGATGAGAGTCATCAATGAAAAGGGCAGGAGAGCTGCATGGGTGAGCGGTGCTCAGAAGAAGGGTGAGAAGAAAGCTCCCATTCAGAGGCCTGGAAAACGGCCCATCAAAAGGCCTGCCAAACACCTGAGTGAAGAGGAGAGCCCTGATGAGCAGGAGACGCTGGGCACCTGTTTTAAAGACTCTGAGTATG TGTACCCTTCGTTGGAGTCAGATGAGGAGGACCATTCCATGAAGGCCaagatgaagaggaagaggaactgGGATGATACACCATGGAGCCCAAAAG ctcGTGTAACCCCAACCCTGCCTAAGCAGGAGCGACCAGTCAGGGAAGGTGTCAGAGTGGCCTCAGTAGAGACTGGGCTCGCTGCTGCCGCTGCCAAACTGGCACAGCAG GAACAACAGAAGACCACAACCAagagaaaatacacaaaaaagaagGTCCCTCAAGAGAAGGCCCAAGCAGCAGCTGCATCACAACTTCAACTACCGGCAGACTCCAGCCCGCTGTCCCCCTCACTGCCTCCTGAACCTTCAGTGGACTGTATTGCAGAGGAGAGGAGAGTGGAGGCCTACTCCGCCAGCCTGCTGGATCACGAGTACACAGCCGGACCCTTTGGCCCAGGTGGACCGAGAGGAAGTGCTGCCATGGCCCCAGGGGTGTTCCTCACCTCCAGGCGACCCTCTCTTTCACCCCAGAACAGCAGCAATTACTCCCCTTCTACACCCTCACCTGCTGGGCTGGCAAGTCCTGGGTCTGCTGGTGCAGGACAAG GGAAGCGTCCAAAGAAAGGTCTTGCCACAGCTAAACAGAGACTGGGAAAGATTCTGAAAATCCACCGCAATGGCAAGCTTCTTTTGTGA